In Nostoc sp. CENA543, a single genomic region encodes these proteins:
- a CDS encoding AAA family ATPase — MFNIPGYLISEQIYNGSKTSVYRGQRTTDSLPVVIKVLKNPYPTFSELVQFRNQYTIAKNLCSPLIVYNYSLEPYQDTYALVMEDFGGISLKEYFKSIGKLDVKSLQEFLAIAIALCDALNILYQNHIIHKDIKPSNILINPVTKQVKLIDFSIASLLPRETQTLVNHNVLEGTLAYISPEQTGRMNRCVDYRTDFYSLGVTFYELLTGNLPFLANDPIELVHCHIAKTPPDFKHLENIPPVLSDIVMKLMAKNAEERYQSTTGIKFDLENCLTQLSTTNRIESFVIAQRDIGDRFLVSDKLYGRETEVATLLEAFDRVSLGATEMMLVAGFSGIGKTAVVNEVHKPIIRQRGYFIRGKFDQFQRNTPLSAFVQSFRDLMGQLLTESDSQIQAWQSKILAALGENSQVIIAVIPELEKIIGQQPPAPQLSGTAAQNRFNLLFQKFTQVFTSVNHPLVIFLDDLQWADSASLKLMQLLMADTGHLFIIGAYRDHEVNPAHPLMLTVNEIAQTAATINTINLAPLNLEQINDLVADTLKCEKNLASHLSALVFRKTQGNPFFTSQFLQALHQDGLIYFNYQSGCWECDITQVTQQSITDDIVDFMALQLKRLPASTQNILRLAACIGNQFDLATLAIVAEKSELTTSHDLWPALQAGLILPQSDVYKFAIGDHHLSWNNKDYTIFTYKFLHDRVQQAAYSLIPPEQRETTHLLIGRLLLHNTTNIAIEDKIFAVVNQLNIGKNLITELGEIHQLIELNFQAGMKAKTATAYTTAVDYLSTGLQLLSTGSWQNQYNLSLALYEAITEACYLSGNFQDMEIYADIVIQNAINFLEQIPVYNTKIQACMAQSRHLEALKLALMVLRSLGIELPEQPEQKDITQAIEQVNSLLQQQPIANLLQLPTMQDVKMLAAMQILSNIISAAYQAAPSFFKLIVIKQVELSILYGNAPESTYAYATYGLLTCTVLGDINLGYALGKVALELTDKLNAKKLKAKTLFAFNCFVRHWKEHLRTTLTPLVEAYTCGLENGDIEYAAMSAYVFGRYAYLSGQELDNLEKTISNYGQVISQLKQTTYVNFNNVYHQSVLNLLGDNDDPCCLAGAKYDETKMLPLHYAANQVSIICQVHFCKLLLCNLFANYQQALENAAIVEKYLASINGLILIPNFYFYDSLTRLALYPHVSSSEQQDFLAKVTENQVKLQSWAEFAPTNHEHKFTLVAAQYHKILGQKSAAIEMYDRAISLAKEHGYLQEEALANELAAKFYRDWGKQRIAEEYMTEAYYSYARWGAKAKVADLEQHYPQLLTKILQQTTTKLSSSEIVRAKEDFLTQKTFSSGNSSTISVTLDLNAVLKASHNLSSEIQLDKLLIALVEIVTTTAGADKCVLMLLDEDQLKVEAISNVTQYSIVLQSQPLSASEEVPISLINVVKRTLQPNVVIDARSHPSFLADSYVLKHQPKSLLCMPILHQGKLLGVLYLENNLATGAFTSDRVELLNLLCTQAAISLQNARLYQNYQNYAQQLSHSLAQLQANETRFQNLANNIPGMVYQFRLGADGLVSTPYASSGCLDLYGVEPELVMAGKFNLYALHHPDDHPAIEQAILHSAQTLTPFEQEWRIVLPSGTVKWIQSAARPEKQPDGAILWDGVVIDISDRKQVEASLAKEREFLNAIIDNITDGIVVCDASGKLILFNKATREFHGLPIEAITPEQWAEHFDLYQADGQTKLSTTEIPLFRAFQGEIVENAEMVIAPKHGLQRILLASGQAIIDAAGNRIGAVAVMRDISDRKQAELALQQKSQDLEQALANLQNAQLQIIQSEKMSALGNLVAGVAHEMNNPLGFIAATLKQAQPTIADLIEHLRLYQENLTEENAEILDHAEAIDLEYSLEDLPKMIDSMTMACDRLKNISTSLRTFSRADRDYKVPFDIHQGIDSTVLILKHRLKANDQRPAIDVMTEYGELPRIECFPGQLNQVFMNILANAIDALEESNQQRTQEEIKANPNRILIKTAVENKSVKIAILDNGVGMSESVKQKIFDHLFTTKSVGKGTGLGLAIARQIIVEKHNGTLSVNSQLGQGTEFIITLPLT, encoded by the coding sequence ATGTTCAATATTCCGGGATACCTGATCAGCGAACAAATCTATAATGGTTCTAAAACTTCGGTCTATCGAGGTCAAAGGACAACTGACTCATTACCCGTAGTTATTAAGGTTCTAAAAAATCCTTATCCGACTTTTAGCGAACTGGTACAATTTCGCAATCAATATACCATTGCTAAAAATCTTTGCTCACCTTTAATTGTCTATAATTATAGTCTAGAGCCATACCAGGATACCTATGCTCTGGTAATGGAGGATTTTGGCGGTATTTCGTTGAAAGAATATTTCAAAAGTATAGGTAAGTTAGATGTCAAGTCTCTACAGGAGTTTTTGGCAATTGCGATCGCCTTGTGTGATGCCTTAAATATATTATATCAAAATCACATAATTCATAAAGATATTAAACCTAGCAATATTTTAATTAATCCTGTAACTAAACAAGTAAAATTAATTGACTTTAGTATTGCCTCCTTGTTACCACGAGAAACTCAAACACTTGTTAATCACAATGTATTAGAAGGAACACTAGCTTACATTTCTCCTGAACAAACAGGAAGAATGAATCGCTGTGTTGATTACCGGACTGACTTCTATTCTTTAGGTGTCACCTTCTATGAATTGCTAACAGGTAATTTACCTTTTCTCGCAAATGATCCTATTGAATTAGTGCATTGTCATATTGCGAAAACACCGCCTGATTTTAAGCACCTGGAAAATATTCCGCCAGTGTTGTCGGATATTGTGATGAAATTAATGGCAAAAAATGCAGAGGAACGCTATCAAAGTACAACGGGGATTAAATTTGATTTAGAAAATTGTTTAACTCAGCTATCAACAACTAATAGGATAGAAAGCTTTGTAATTGCACAACGGGATATAGGCGATCGCTTCCTCGTCTCTGATAAACTCTATGGTAGAGAAACCGAAGTCGCCACCCTCCTAGAAGCTTTTGATAGAGTTAGCCTTGGGGCGACAGAGATGATGTTAGTGGCTGGGTTTTCTGGAATCGGGAAAACGGCTGTAGTCAACGAAGTCCATAAGCCCATTATCAGGCAACGAGGTTATTTTATTCGAGGTAAGTTTGATCAATTTCAACGGAATACTCCTTTAAGTGCCTTTGTTCAATCCTTCAGGGATTTAATGGGACAATTACTAACAGAAAGTGACTCGCAAATCCAAGCATGGCAAAGCAAAATCTTAGCCGCTTTGGGAGAAAATAGCCAAGTCATTATCGCAGTTATTCCCGAATTAGAAAAAATCATCGGACAGCAGCCGCCAGCACCCCAGTTATCAGGAACTGCGGCTCAAAATCGGTTTAATCTGCTTTTTCAGAAATTTACTCAAGTTTTTACCAGCGTCAATCATCCACTAGTGATATTTTTAGATGACTTACAGTGGGCTGATTCTGCATCCTTAAAATTAATGCAGTTATTAATGGCTGATACAGGTCATCTATTCATCATTGGTGCATATCGCGATCATGAAGTCAACCCAGCACATCCATTGATGTTGACTGTGAACGAAATTGCCCAAACCGCAGCAACGATTAATACAATTAATTTAGCACCACTCAATCTAGAGCAAATTAATGATTTAGTGGCTGATACCCTAAAATGTGAAAAGAATTTAGCCAGTCATCTTTCTGCACTTGTATTTAGAAAAACTCAGGGAAATCCATTTTTTACTAGTCAATTTCTCCAAGCATTGCATCAGGATGGATTAATTTATTTCAACTATCAATCCGGCTGTTGGGAATGTGACATCACACAAGTCACACAGCAATCTATTACAGATGATATTGTGGATTTTATGGCATTGCAATTAAAAAGACTGCCAGCATCCACCCAAAATATATTGCGATTAGCGGCTTGTATTGGTAATCAGTTTGATTTAGCTACCTTGGCAATTGTGGCTGAAAAATCAGAATTAACAACATCCCATGATTTATGGCCAGCCCTACAAGCAGGGTTAATTTTACCTCAGAGTGATGTGTATAAATTTGCCATAGGTGATCATCATCTCTCGTGGAATAATAAAGACTATACAATTTTTACCTATAAATTTTTACATGATCGTGTACAACAAGCCGCCTATTCTTTAATTCCTCCAGAACAACGAGAAACCACACATTTATTAATTGGCAGACTTTTGCTACACAATACAACAAATATTGCCATAGAAGACAAGATTTTTGCTGTTGTTAATCAATTAAATATTGGCAAGAACCTTATTACTGAACTAGGGGAAATTCATCAACTCATTGAGTTAAATTTCCAGGCAGGTATGAAAGCGAAAACGGCTACTGCTTATACAACAGCAGTTGATTATTTAAGTACAGGTTTACAACTTTTATCTACTGGCAGTTGGCAAAATCAATATAATTTAAGTTTAGCATTATACGAAGCAATTACCGAAGCTTGTTATTTAAGTGGCAATTTCCAAGATATGGAAATATATGCAGATATTGTCATTCAAAATGCAATAAATTTCCTAGAGCAAATACCTGTTTATAATACTAAAATTCAGGCTTGTATGGCACAAAGTCGCCATCTAGAGGCATTAAAACTGGCCTTGATGGTGTTGCGATCGCTAGGGATAGAACTACCAGAACAGCCTGAACAAAAAGATATTACACAAGCTATAGAACAAGTAAATTCACTCCTGCAACAGCAACCTATAGCTAATCTATTACAACTGCCAACAATGCAAGATGTAAAAATGTTGGCAGCCATGCAAATTTTATCTAATATTATTTCTGCGGCTTATCAGGCTGCACCTAGCTTTTTCAAGTTAATTGTGATTAAACAAGTAGAATTATCAATTCTCTACGGTAACGCCCCAGAATCAACCTATGCCTACGCTACTTACGGACTCCTTACCTGTACTGTCTTAGGAGATATTAATCTCGGTTACGCACTAGGTAAAGTTGCGTTAGAATTAACCGATAAATTAAATGCTAAAAAGTTAAAAGCCAAAACATTATTTGCCTTTAATTGTTTTGTCCGCCATTGGAAAGAGCATTTGCGAACAACATTAACTCCCCTAGTAGAAGCCTACACTTGCGGTTTAGAAAATGGTGATATTGAATATGCAGCAATGTCTGCTTATGTTTTTGGCAGGTATGCGTATTTAAGTGGTCAAGAATTAGATAATTTAGAAAAAACCATATCTAACTATGGACAAGTCATCTCGCAACTCAAACAAACTACCTACGTCAACTTTAATAATGTTTATCATCAATCGGTCTTAAATCTGCTAGGTGATAACGATGATCCCTGTTGTTTAGCTGGGGCAAAATATGACGAGACAAAAATGTTGCCCTTACATTATGCCGCCAATCAAGTCAGCATCATTTGTCAAGTACATTTTTGTAAATTACTTCTATGTAATTTGTTTGCCAATTACCAACAAGCACTAGAAAACGCTGCCATAGTAGAAAAATATTTAGCTAGTATCAATGGCTTAATCTTAATACCCAATTTTTACTTTTATGATTCTTTAACTCGTCTGGCTTTATATCCCCATGTGTCGTCATCTGAACAACAAGATTTTCTAGCAAAAGTCACAGAAAATCAGGTAAAACTTCAATCATGGGCAGAGTTTGCGCCAACGAATCATGAGCATAAGTTTACTTTGGTAGCGGCACAATATCACAAAATTTTAGGACAAAAAAGTGCAGCTATAGAAATGTACGATCGCGCCATTTCTCTAGCTAAAGAACACGGATATCTGCAAGAAGAAGCACTTGCTAATGAACTAGCTGCTAAATTCTACCGTGATTGGGGAAAACAACGCATTGCAGAAGAATACATGACAGAGGCGTACTATAGCTATGCACGTTGGGGTGCAAAAGCCAAAGTTGCTGATTTAGAGCAACATTATCCCCAACTACTAACGAAAATTCTCCAACAGACAACTACAAAACTCTCATCATCGGAAATTGTCAGAGCGAAAGAAGATTTCTTGACACAGAAAACCTTTTCATCGGGAAACAGCAGTACCATCTCTGTCACCCTCGACTTGAATGCCGTTTTGAAAGCTTCTCATAATCTTTCTAGTGAAATACAACTTGATAAATTACTGATTGCGCTTGTAGAAATTGTCACCACTACAGCCGGTGCAGATAAATGTGTATTGATGTTACTCGATGAAGATCAACTCAAAGTCGAGGCTATCAGTAATGTGACACAATACTCCATTGTTTTACAGTCCCAGCCATTATCCGCAAGTGAAGAAGTACCTATCAGTTTAATCAACGTTGTTAAACGGACTTTACAGCCCAATGTAGTCATAGATGCTAGGTCACATCCCTCATTTTTAGCCGATTCCTATGTCTTAAAACATCAACCCAAGAGTTTGCTATGTATGCCAATTCTCCATCAAGGTAAACTGTTGGGTGTGTTGTATTTGGAAAACAACTTAGCTACAGGTGCGTTTACTAGCGATCGCGTCGAACTGCTGAATCTATTATGTACACAAGCGGCTATTTCTCTACAAAATGCCCGACTCTATCAAAATTACCAAAATTATGCCCAACAACTGTCACATTCTCTGGCGCAATTGCAAGCCAATGAAACTCGCTTCCAAAATTTAGCCAATAATATTCCGGGGATGGTGTATCAATTTCGTTTGGGTGCAGATGGTTTAGTCTCAACACCCTACGCGAGTTCTGGCTGTTTAGATTTGTATGGTGTCGAGCCAGAATTAGTGATGGCAGGGAAGTTTAATCTTTATGCTTTACACCATCCTGATGATCACCCAGCTATTGAACAAGCAATTCTCCATTCTGCTCAAACACTCACACCATTTGAGCAAGAATGGCGGATTGTCCTCCCTTCAGGCACTGTCAAATGGATTCAATCTGCGGCTAGGCCAGAAAAACAACCCGATGGCGCGATTCTTTGGGATGGGGTAGTAATTGATATTAGCGATCGCAAACAAGTAGAAGCTTCTTTAGCCAAAGAACGAGAATTTTTAAATGCGATCATTGACAATATTACTGATGGCATTGTTGTCTGTGATGCTAGTGGTAAATTAATTCTCTTTAATAAAGCAACTCGTGAGTTTCACGGCTTACCGATAGAAGCAATCACACCAGAACAATGGGCTGAACATTTTGATCTTTATCAGGCAGATGGTCAAACCAAACTATCAACCACAGAAATACCTTTATTTCGCGCTTTTCAAGGAGAAATAGTCGAAAACGCCGAAATGGTGATTGCACCAAAGCATGGTTTACAGAGAATCCTGTTAGCTAGTGGACAAGCCATCATTGATGCTGCGGGTAACAGAATTGGTGCAGTAGCTGTAATGCGAGATATTAGCGATCGCAAACAAGCCGAACTGGCTTTACAACAAAAATCTCAAGATTTAGAGCAAGCCTTAGCTAATCTGCAAAACGCCCAATTACAAATTATCCAAAGTGAAAAAATGTCTGCTTTGGGTAATTTAGTCGCTGGTGTGGCTCACGAAATGAATAATCCCTTGGGTTTTATTGCTGCCACGCTCAAACAAGCCCAACCCACAATTGCTGACTTAATTGAACATTTGAGATTATATCAAGAAAATCTCACTGAGGAGAATGCAGAAATTCTCGATCATGCCGAAGCCATTGACTTGGAATATAGCTTGGAAGATTTACCCAAAATGATTGATTCCATGACAATGGCTTGCGATCGCTTGAAAAATATCAGCACCAGTCTTCGCACATTCTCCCGTGCTGATAGAGATTACAAAGTACCGTTTGATATTCATCAAGGCATTGATAGCACCGTTTTAATTTTGAAACATCGTCTCAAGGCGAATGATCAGCGTCCAGCCATTGACGTTATGACTGAATATGGAGAATTACCACGAATTGAATGTTTTCCTGGTCAATTGAATCAGGTATTTATGAATATTTTAGCTAATGCCATTGATGCTTTAGAAGAATCTAATCAGCAACGCACCCAAGAGGAAATTAAAGCTAATCCCAACCGGATTTTGATTAAAACTGCTGTAGAAAATAAATCTGTGAAAATTGCCATTTTAGATAATGGCGTGGGGATGAGTGAATCAGTCAAACAGAAAATATTTGACCATCTATTTACGACAAAATCCGTAGGTAAAGGTACAGGTTTGGGATTAGCGATCGCTCGTCAAATTATCGTAGAAAAGCACAATGGCACGTTAAGTGTAAATTCTCAATTAGGTCAAGGAACAGAATTTATCATTACCTTACCTCTGACCTGA
- a CDS encoding class II glutamine amidotransferase has protein sequence MCQLLGMNCNVPTDICFSFEGFSARGGKTDDHSDGWGIAFFEGKGCRIFLDAKPSINSPIADLVRRYPIHSTHVIAHIRKATQGEVALQNCHPFRRELWGRYWVFAHNGNLPDFEPEPQGFYQAVGNTDSEKAFCVILETIRQSFPQGKPPLEKLYPVLQSVTAELAAKGIFNYLLSDGEHFFTHCSTKLSYIVRQAPFAAAHLIDQDMTVDFRELTTPSDRVAVIATTPLTDNEVWTPIQPGELLVFQDGLPLKIL, from the coding sequence ATGTGTCAACTATTAGGAATGAATTGCAATGTGCCGACGGATATCTGCTTTTCTTTTGAAGGCTTTTCAGCGCGAGGAGGAAAAACGGATGATCATAGTGATGGTTGGGGGATTGCTTTCTTTGAGGGAAAAGGATGTCGAATATTTTTAGATGCTAAACCTTCGATTAATTCGCCAATCGCAGATTTAGTGAGACGCTATCCCATCCACTCTACCCATGTAATTGCTCATATTCGCAAGGCTACCCAAGGAGAAGTCGCTTTACAAAACTGTCATCCGTTTCGCCGGGAACTGTGGGGGAGATATTGGGTGTTTGCTCACAATGGTAATTTGCCTGATTTTGAACCTGAACCGCAAGGTTTTTATCAAGCTGTAGGTAATACTGACAGTGAAAAAGCTTTTTGTGTAATTCTCGAAACTATCAGACAAAGTTTTCCTCAAGGTAAACCCCCTTTAGAGAAACTATATCCTGTTCTGCAATCAGTCACAGCCGAATTAGCAGCTAAAGGTATTTTTAATTACTTACTCTCAGACGGAGAACATTTTTTTACGCACTGTTCTACAAAACTGAGTTACATAGTTCGTCAAGCACCCTTTGCAGCAGCTCACTTGATAGACCAAGATATGACAGTAGATTTTCGGGAGTTAACTACACCCAGCGATCGCGTCGCCGTCATCGCCACTACTCCCCTAACTGATAATGAAGTCTGGACACCAATTCAACCAGGAGAATTGTTAGTGTTTCAAGATGGTTTACCCCTGAAAATATTGTAG
- a CDS encoding DUF2243 domain-containing protein, producing MATDSQIFPKRLPLIWAGIVLGLGLGGFVDGILLHQILQWHHMLSSVRPLTTNPNFDLNMVWDGLFHALDWVLTVIGVGLLWRAGGRADVVWSSSTFGGSLLIGAGLFNLVEGVIDHQILGIHHVKPGTNQLAWDLGFLALGALLVVGGWIVLEKGKLESSERGYCQRT from the coding sequence ATGGCAACCGATAGTCAAATTTTCCCTAAGCGTCTACCCCTGATCTGGGCTGGAATTGTTCTAGGTTTGGGTTTGGGCGGCTTTGTTGACGGAATCCTGTTACATCAAATACTCCAGTGGCATCATATGTTAAGTAGTGTTCGCCCTTTGACTACTAATCCTAATTTTGATTTAAATATGGTGTGGGATGGGTTGTTTCACGCACTAGATTGGGTATTGACCGTCATAGGTGTAGGCTTATTATGGCGTGCGGGAGGACGGGCTGATGTTGTTTGGTCATCATCTACTTTTGGGGGTTCTTTGCTGATCGGTGCTGGGTTGTTTAACTTAGTCGAAGGGGTAATTGATCATCAAATTTTGGGTATTCATCATGTGAAACCAGGAACAAATCAATTAGCCTGGGACTTGGGGTTTTTAGCTTTGGGTGCGTTGTTGGTTGTGGGCGGATGGATTGTATTAGAAAAAGGCAAACTTGAATCAAGTGAGCGTGGATATTGCCAGCGTACCTGA
- a CDS encoding NADAR family protein: MTIYFYKVWQPFGCFSNFSTHGIEIQGTYWSTVEHYYQAQKFVGSVDAVIIPVIRAAKTPEEAAALGRCTSRRLRSDWDLVKISVMREAILKKFLTHLDIQATLLSTGNEILVENSPTDYFWGCGVDKTGHNHLGKVLMSVREEIRNLQLSNAISPKICPQEYKV; encoded by the coding sequence ATGACCATTTACTTTTATAAAGTTTGGCAACCTTTTGGTTGTTTTTCTAACTTTTCTACCCACGGTATTGAAATTCAAGGTACTTACTGGTCAACAGTAGAGCATTACTATCAAGCACAAAAGTTTGTCGGGAGTGTGGATGCGGTAATTATTCCCGTCATCCGTGCGGCTAAAACTCCAGAAGAAGCCGCAGCGTTAGGACGATGTACTAGCCGCAGACTGCGTTCCGATTGGGATTTAGTCAAAATCTCAGTCATGCGAGAAGCTATATTGAAAAAGTTTCTCACCCATCTTGACATTCAAGCCACACTCTTAAGTACAGGGAATGAAATCTTAGTAGAAAATTCCCCCACTGATTATTTTTGGGGTTGTGGTGTAGATAAAACTGGTCACAACCATCTAGGTAAAGTTCTCATGAGTGTACGGGAAGAAATCCGCAATCTCCAGCTAAGTAATGCTATATCTCCAAAAATTTGTCCTCAAGAGTACAAAGTTTAA